Proteins co-encoded in one Enterobacter sp. R4-368 genomic window:
- the tatE gene encoding twin-arginine translocase subunit TatE: protein MGEISITKLLVVAALVVLLFGTKKLRTLGGDLGAAIKGFKKAMNDDDAAKKADEVTAEKLSHKE from the coding sequence ATGGGTGAGATTAGTATTACCAAACTGCTGGTTGTGGCCGCACTGGTTGTTCTGCTGTTTGGAACCAAAAAATTGCGTACGCTCGGCGGTGACCTGGGCGCAGCCATCAAGGGCTTTAAAAAAGCCATGAATGATGATGATGCAGCGAAAAAAGCTGACGAAGTCACAGCAGAAAAACTCTCTCACAAAGAGTAA
- the rlpA gene encoding endolytic peptidoglycan transglycosylase RlpA gives MRKQWLGICIAAGLLAACSNDDGQQQTTVAPQPAVCNGPVVEISGAEPHYEAPVATANQDYERDGKRYKIVQNPANFSQAGFAAIYDAEPGSNLTASGEAFDPMQLTAAHPTLPIPSYARITNLANGRMIVVRINDRGPYGNDRVISLSRAAADRLNTSNNTKVRIDPIIVAQDGSLSGPGMACTKVAQQTYALPARPDLGGGLGSVSSAPQPEEPQGNVHAISNDTLKSDDTTAAPVRSGGFLGAPTPLAAGVLEGSANTSTATVAQPATTSVTPTATPAAQTAPAVQTYTPTRTSPVTAPGSVQGNVHTAAPASSAAAASSGGYMVQVGAVSDQTRAQQYQQRLAQQFAVPGRVTQNGAVWRVQLGPFSNKADASALQQRLQNEAQLQSFVTNAQ, from the coding sequence ATGCGTAAGCAATGGCTTGGGATCTGCATAGCAGCAGGATTACTGGCGGCATGTTCGAACGATGATGGTCAGCAGCAGACGACCGTAGCGCCGCAACCTGCGGTGTGTAACGGCCCTGTCGTTGAAATTAGCGGTGCGGAGCCTCATTACGAAGCGCCTGTCGCCACGGCGAATCAGGATTATGAACGCGACGGTAAGCGCTACAAAATTGTGCAGAATCCGGCGAACTTTAGCCAGGCGGGTTTTGCGGCGATTTACGATGCCGAACCCGGCAGTAATTTGACCGCCTCCGGCGAAGCGTTCGATCCGATGCAGCTTACCGCAGCGCATCCGACACTGCCCATACCGAGCTATGCGCGTATCACCAACCTGGCGAATGGTCGCATGATCGTGGTGCGTATTAACGATCGCGGCCCCTACGGTAACGATCGCGTAATTTCCCTGTCGCGCGCGGCAGCGGATCGACTGAATACCTCCAATAACACCAAAGTGCGTATCGATCCGATTATCGTTGCGCAGGATGGTTCCCTTTCCGGCCCGGGTATGGCGTGTACGAAAGTTGCACAGCAAACCTACGCCTTGCCAGCGCGTCCCGATCTTGGCGGCGGTCTTGGCAGTGTCTCTTCGGCTCCGCAGCCTGAAGAACCGCAGGGCAACGTACACGCGATCAGCAATGATACGCTGAAAAGCGACGACACCACTGCTGCGCCGGTACGTAGCGGTGGCTTCCTGGGCGCGCCAACCCCACTCGCCGCTGGCGTACTGGAAGGAAGCGCTAATACTTCCACCGCGACAGTAGCGCAACCTGCAACAACATCTGTGACGCCAACGGCTACGCCGGCCGCGCAGACTGCTCCGGCTGTACAAACTTACACACCGACGCGCACTTCGCCCGTTACAGCACCGGGTTCGGTACAGGGCAACGTACATACGGCCGCGCCTGCCAGTAGCGCTGCGGCGGCAAGCAGTGGCGGTTATATGGTGCAGGTGGGAGCCGTCAGCGATCAGACCCGTGCTCAGCAATATCAGCAGCGCCTGGCGCAGCAGTTTGCGGTTCCTGGCCGCGTCACGCAAAACGGTGCTGTCTGGCGCGTACAGTTAGGGCCGTTCAGCAACAAAGCGGACGCCAGCGCGTTGCAGCAACGTCTGCAAAACGAGGCGCAATTGCAGTCATTTGTCACGAATGCCCAGTAA
- the lipB gene encoding lipoyl(octanoyl) transferase LipB, with amino-acid sequence MSQDTILIRNLGLQPYDPISRAMHEFTDARDETTPDEIWLVEHHPVFTQGQAGKAEHVLAPGDIPVIQSDRGGQVTYHGPGQQVMYVLINLKRRKVGVRELVTLLENTVINTLATLGINAQARADAPGVYVQGKKICSLGLRIRKGCSFHGLALNIDMDLAPFMRINPCGYAGMEMTQVSQLVENSDMDKLRTILIQQFLALLNNPPHQYMSA; translated from the coding sequence TTGTCTCAGGACACCATTCTTATCCGCAATCTTGGTTTGCAGCCTTATGATCCGATTTCTCGGGCAATGCATGAATTCACAGATGCTCGCGACGAGACGACGCCGGATGAAATCTGGCTGGTAGAACACCATCCCGTCTTTACGCAAGGCCAGGCTGGTAAAGCCGAACATGTGCTCGCCCCGGGGGATATTCCTGTGATCCAGAGCGATCGCGGCGGCCAGGTAACCTACCATGGACCTGGCCAGCAGGTAATGTATGTACTAATTAATCTGAAGCGGCGCAAAGTAGGCGTGCGCGAACTTGTCACATTGCTGGAAAATACCGTTATCAATACGCTGGCCACACTCGGGATTAACGCACAGGCGCGCGCTGACGCACCGGGTGTATATGTGCAAGGCAAGAAAATCTGTTCCCTGGGTCTGCGGATCCGTAAAGGGTGCTCATTCCATGGCCTGGCGCTGAATATCGATATGGATTTGGCGCCGTTTATGCGCATCAATCCTTGCGGTTACGCCGGTATGGAAATGACCCAGGTCAGCCAACTGGTGGAAAATAGCGATATGGATAAATTAAGGACGATTCTTATCCAGCAATTTTTAGCGCTACTAAACAATCCACCGCATCAATATATGAGCGCTTAA
- the mrdA gene encoding peptidoglycan DD-transpeptidase MrdA — protein sequence MKLQNSFRDYTAESALFVRRALVAFTGILLLTGVLVANLYNLQIVRFADYQTRSNENRIKLVPIAPSRGIIYDRNGTPLALNRTIYQVEMMPEKVDDVQQTLDALRDVVDLNDDDIANFKKERSRSHRFTSIPVKTNLTEVQVARFAVNQYRFPGVEVKGYKRRFYPYGSALTHVIGYVSKINDKDVERLDKEGKLANYAATHDIGKLGIERYYEDVLHGQTGYEEVEVNNRGRVIRQLKEVPPQAGHDIYLTLDLKLQQYIETLLAGSRAAVVVTDPRNGSILALVSMPSYDPNLFVDGISSKDYSSLLNDPNTPLINRATQGVYPPASTVKPYVAVSALSAGVITRNTSLFDPGWWQLPGSEKRYRDWKKWGHGHLNVTKSLEESADTFFYQVAYDMGIDRLAEWMGKFGYGHYTGVDLSEERAGNMPTREWKLKRFKKPWYQGDTIPVGIGQGYWTATPLQMNKAMMTLINDGVVKVPHLLMSTVEDGKQVPWQQPAQPPVGDIHSGYWEIAKDGMYGVANRPNGTGHKYFANAPYKVAAKSGTAQVFGLKANETYNAHRIAERLRDHKLMTAFAPYDNPQVAVAVILENGGAGPAVGTIMRQILDHIMLGDNNTELPTENPSTAAVEDQ from the coding sequence ATGAAATTACAGAATTCTTTTCGCGACTATACGGCTGAGTCCGCGCTGTTTGTGCGCCGGGCGCTGGTCGCTTTTACGGGGATTTTGCTGCTTACCGGCGTGCTGGTAGCCAACCTTTATAACCTGCAAATCGTCCGTTTTGCGGACTACCAGACCCGCTCCAACGAAAACCGCATCAAGCTGGTGCCTATCGCGCCCAGCCGCGGCATTATCTACGATCGCAACGGCACGCCGCTGGCGCTGAACCGCACCATCTATCAGGTCGAGATGATGCCGGAGAAAGTTGATGATGTGCAGCAAACGCTGGATGCCCTGCGCGATGTGGTGGATCTGAATGACGACGATATCGCCAACTTCAAAAAAGAGCGCTCACGCTCGCACCGCTTCACCTCAATCCCGGTAAAAACTAACCTGACGGAAGTCCAGGTGGCGCGCTTTGCGGTAAACCAGTACCGTTTTCCCGGCGTTGAGGTCAAGGGCTATAAGCGCCGCTTTTATCCGTATGGTTCCGCGCTGACGCACGTTATTGGCTACGTGTCGAAAATTAACGATAAAGATGTCGAACGGCTGGATAAAGAGGGCAAGCTGGCAAACTACGCTGCCACCCACGATATCGGTAAACTGGGTATTGAGCGTTATTACGAAGATGTGCTGCACGGTCAGACCGGTTATGAAGAGGTGGAAGTCAACAACCGCGGCCGCGTGATCCGTCAGCTCAAAGAGGTGCCGCCACAGGCAGGTCACGATATCTACCTGACGCTGGATTTAAAACTTCAGCAATATATTGAAACGCTGCTCGCCGGCAGCCGTGCCGCTGTGGTCGTGACCGATCCACGCAATGGCAGCATTCTCGCGCTGGTGTCGATGCCAAGCTACGACCCGAACCTGTTTGTCGATGGCATTTCCAGCAAAGATTACTCTTCACTGTTAAACGACCCAAATACGCCGCTGATCAACCGCGCCACACAAGGGGTTTACCCGCCTGCGTCGACGGTGAAACCGTATGTGGCCGTTTCCGCACTCAGCGCCGGGGTGATCACGCGCAATACCAGCTTGTTCGATCCCGGCTGGTGGCAATTACCCGGCTCGGAAAAACGTTACCGCGACTGGAAAAAATGGGGTCACGGCCACCTGAATGTTACCAAGTCGCTGGAAGAATCCGCCGATACCTTCTTCTATCAGGTCGCCTATGATATGGGCATTGACCGCCTGGCAGAATGGATGGGCAAATTTGGCTACGGTCACTATACCGGCGTTGACCTCTCGGAAGAGCGCGCCGGGAACATGCCAACCCGCGAATGGAAACTGAAGCGCTTTAAAAAGCCGTGGTATCAGGGCGATACCATTCCAGTAGGGATAGGCCAGGGTTACTGGACAGCAACGCCATTGCAGATGAACAAAGCGATGATGACGCTGATTAATGACGGCGTTGTTAAAGTGCCGCACCTGCTGATGAGCACGGTAGAAGATGGCAAACAAGTGCCGTGGCAACAGCCGGCACAGCCGCCGGTGGGTGATATTCACTCTGGCTACTGGGAGATTGCCAAAGATGGGATGTATGGAGTAGCCAACCGTCCGAACGGTACGGGTCATAAGTATTTCGCCAACGCGCCGTACAAAGTCGCGGCGAAATCCGGTACCGCCCAGGTCTTTGGCTTGAAAGCCAACGAAACCTATAACGCCCACCGTATTGCCGAACGTCTGCGCGACCATAAACTAATGACGGCATTCGCCCCTTACGACAACCCGCAGGTCGCCGTCGCCGTCATTCTGGAAAACGGTGGCGCTGGTCCGGCGGTGGGTACGATTATGCGCCAGATCCTCGATCACATTATGCTTGGCGATAACAACACCGAGCTGCCAACGGAAAACCCGTCCACGGCAGCAGTGGAGGACCAATAA
- a CDS encoding deaminated glutathione amidase: MIVAAGQFAVTPDWRTNAQTCVALMAQAAARQASLLVLPEALLARDDADPHLSVKSAQTLDGGFLSLLRTESQRNALTTVLTVHVPSTEGRAVNTLVVLRGGEVIAQYAKLHLYDAFNMQESARVDAGRDIPPLIEVEGMKVGLMTCYDLRFPELALSLALQGAELLVLPAAWVRGPLKEQHWATLLSARALDTTCYIVAAGECGNKNIGQSRVVDPQGVTVAAAAQVPQLIFAEVSPERVVQTREALPVLRNRRFAAPHLV; encoded by the coding sequence ATGATTGTTGCAGCCGGGCAATTTGCGGTCACGCCAGACTGGCGGACCAATGCGCAGACGTGTGTTGCGTTGATGGCACAGGCGGCAGCTCGTCAGGCGTCGCTGCTGGTGCTGCCAGAGGCATTACTGGCAAGAGATGATGCTGACCCACACCTTTCGGTCAAATCGGCGCAGACGCTTGATGGCGGCTTTCTGAGCCTGTTGCGTACGGAGAGCCAGCGTAATGCGTTGACGACGGTGTTGACGGTGCATGTTCCGTCAACCGAGGGCAGGGCAGTTAATACGCTGGTGGTATTGCGCGGTGGAGAGGTGATCGCGCAGTATGCCAAGCTGCATTTGTATGACGCATTCAACATGCAGGAATCTGCGCGGGTGGACGCCGGGCGCGATATTCCGCCGTTGATTGAGGTGGAGGGCATGAAGGTCGGGTTGATGACGTGCTACGATCTGCGTTTCCCGGAGCTGGCTTTGTCGCTGGCGTTGCAAGGGGCAGAACTGCTGGTGTTGCCTGCCGCCTGGGTACGCGGTCCCCTCAAGGAGCAGCACTGGGCGACGCTGCTCTCGGCAAGGGCGCTGGACACAACATGTTATATTGTCGCGGCAGGCGAATGCGGCAATAAAAATATCGGGCAGAGCCGGGTCGTTGATCCGCAGGGCGTGACGGTTGCGGCGGCGGCGCAAGTGCCACAGCTTATTTTCGCCGAGGTCTCGCCTGAACGTGTGGTGCAGACCCGCGAGGCACTGCCGGTGTTACGTAATCGCCGTTTCGCTGCACCACATTTAGTGTGA
- the mrdB gene encoding peptidoglycan glycosyltransferase MrdB (rod shape-determining protein RodA) has translation MTDNPNKKSFWDKIHIDPVLLLIILALLFYSAIVIWSASGQDIGMTERKIGQIAMGLIIMVILAQVPPRVYEGWAPYLYIFCVVLLVAVDAFGAISKGAQRWLDLGVVRFQPSEIAKIAVPLMVARFINRDVCPPSLKNTAIALALIFVPTLLVAAQPDLGTSILVVLSGLFVLFLSGLSWRLIGIAAVLVAAFIPVLWFFLMHDYQRQRVMMLLDPETDPLGAGYHIIQSKIAIGSGGLSGKGWLHGTQSQLEFLPERHTDFIFAVLAEELGLIGILILLALYVLLIMRGLWIAARAQTTFGRVMAGGLMLILFVYVFVNIGMVSGILPVVGVPLPLISYGGSALIVLMAGFGIVMSIHTHRKMLSKSV, from the coding sequence ATGACGGATAATCCGAACAAGAAATCGTTCTGGGATAAAATCCACATCGATCCGGTGCTGCTGCTGATTATCCTTGCGCTGCTGTTTTACAGCGCGATCGTTATCTGGAGCGCCAGCGGCCAGGATATCGGTATGACCGAGCGCAAAATCGGCCAAATCGCCATGGGGCTGATTATCATGGTTATCCTGGCGCAGGTGCCGCCACGCGTCTATGAAGGTTGGGCGCCCTATCTCTACATTTTCTGCGTCGTGTTGCTTGTCGCGGTGGACGCTTTCGGCGCTATCTCAAAAGGCGCGCAGCGCTGGCTCGATTTGGGCGTGGTGCGTTTCCAGCCTTCAGAAATAGCCAAAATAGCCGTACCGTTGATGGTGGCGCGCTTTATTAACCGCGATGTCTGCCCGCCTTCGCTGAAAAATACCGCAATCGCGCTGGCGCTGATTTTCGTGCCGACGCTGCTGGTGGCGGCGCAACCGGATTTGGGAACCTCGATCCTCGTGGTGCTCTCCGGGCTGTTTGTGCTGTTTCTTTCCGGGTTAAGCTGGCGATTGATTGGCATTGCCGCAGTGCTGGTAGCGGCATTTATCCCCGTGTTGTGGTTCTTCCTGATGCATGATTATCAGCGCCAGCGCGTGATGATGCTGCTCGATCCGGAAACCGATCCGCTCGGCGCGGGCTATCATATTATTCAGTCAAAAATCGCCATCGGCTCTGGCGGTCTGAGCGGTAAAGGCTGGCTGCATGGAACCCAGTCGCAACTGGAGTTTCTGCCCGAACGCCATACCGACTTTATCTTTGCCGTGCTGGCAGAAGAGCTGGGCCTCATCGGCATCCTGATTTTGCTGGCGCTATATGTGTTGCTGATTATGCGTGGGCTGTGGATTGCCGCCCGGGCGCAAACCACGTTCGGACGCGTTATGGCCGGTGGTTTAATGTTGATTTTGTTCGTTTATGTGTTCGTAAATATTGGTATGGTGAGTGGTATCCTGCCAGTGGTGGGCGTTCCGCTGCCACTGATCAGTTACGGGGGTTCTGCCCTGATCGTACTCATGGCCGGGTTTGGTATCGTTATGTCGATCCATACCCACAGGAAAATGTTGTCAAAGAGCGTATAA
- the ybeD gene encoding DUF493 family protein YbeD: MKTNLKELLEFPTPFTYKVMGLAKPELVDLVVEVVQRHAPGDYSPQVKPSSKGNYHSVSITINATHIEQVETLYEELGNIEIVRMVL, from the coding sequence ATGAAAACCAATCTTAAAGAACTGCTTGAATTCCCGACTCCTTTTACTTACAAAGTGATGGGTCTGGCGAAACCAGAGCTGGTTGATCTGGTGGTTGAAGTGGTACAGCGCCATGCGCCAGGTGATTACTCTCCGCAGGTAAAACCGAGCAGCAAAGGCAATTACCACTCGGTATCCATCACCATTAACGCTACGCATATTGAGCAAGTTGAGACGCTGTACGAAGAACTCGGCAATATCGAAATTGTTCGTATGGTGCTGTAA
- the dacA gene encoding D-alanyl-D-alanine carboxypeptidase DacA, giving the protein MKTTFSVRFMQRLALTTALTAASLSAAHADDLNIKTMIPGVPQIDAESYILIDYNSGKVLAEQNADARRDPASLTKMMTSYVIGQAMKAGKFKDSDLVTIGNDAWATGNPVFRGSSLMFLKPGMQVPVSQLIRGINLQSGNDACVAMADYVAGSQDAFVGLMNNYVKALGLQNSHFQTVHGLDADGQYSSARDMALIGQALIRDVPNEYSIYKEKEFTFNGIRQTNRNGLLWDNSLNVDGIKTGHTDKAGYNLVASATEGQMRLISAVMGGRTFKGRETESKKLLTWGFRFFETVSPIKAGKEFASEPAWFGDSDRASLGVDKDVYLTIPRGRMKDLKASYVLNTSELHAPLQKNQVVGSINFQLDGKTIEQRPLVVLQEIPEGNFFGKIIDYIKLMFHHWFG; this is encoded by the coding sequence ATGAAGACCACTTTTTCCGTTCGTTTTATGCAGCGCCTGGCGCTCACCACGGCGCTGACTGCAGCCTCTCTTTCCGCTGCGCATGCCGATGACCTGAATATTAAGACCATGATCCCGGGCGTTCCGCAGATTGACGCGGAATCCTATATCCTGATCGACTATAACTCCGGCAAAGTGCTGGCTGAGCAAAACGCCGATGCGCGCCGCGATCCGGCAAGTCTGACCAAAATGATGACCAGCTATGTCATTGGCCAGGCCATGAAAGCGGGCAAATTTAAAGACAGCGATCTGGTCACGATTGGTAACGACGCCTGGGCGACCGGCAACCCGGTGTTCCGTGGCTCTTCCCTGATGTTCCTGAAACCTGGTATGCAAGTGCCAGTTTCCCAGTTGATCCGTGGTATCAACCTGCAATCCGGTAACGATGCCTGCGTGGCGATGGCCGATTATGTGGCGGGCAGCCAGGACGCGTTTGTCGGCCTGATGAATAACTATGTGAAAGCACTGGGCCTGCAAAACAGTCACTTCCAGACCGTACATGGCCTGGATGCTGATGGTCAGTACAGCTCCGCGCGTGACATGGCGCTGATTGGTCAGGCGCTGATCCGCGATGTGCCGAACGAATACTCCATTTATAAAGAGAAAGAGTTCACCTTTAACGGCATTCGTCAGACCAACCGTAATGGCCTGCTGTGGGATAACAGCTTGAATGTTGACGGGATTAAAACCGGTCATACCGATAAAGCGGGTTATAACCTGGTGGCGTCAGCGACCGAAGGCCAGATGCGCCTGATATCTGCTGTAATGGGTGGTCGCACGTTTAAAGGCCGTGAAACCGAAAGCAAGAAACTGCTGACCTGGGGCTTCCGTTTCTTTGAAACTGTAAGCCCAATTAAAGCCGGTAAAGAGTTTGCTTCAGAGCCTGCATGGTTTGGCGACAGCGATCGTGCTTCGCTGGGTGTTGATAAAGACGTGTACCTGACCATTCCGCGCGGCCGTATGAAAGATCTGAAAGCCAGCTATGTGCTGAACACCAGCGAGCTGCACGCACCGCTGCAGAAAAATCAGGTGGTTGGCTCTATTAACTTCCAGTTGGATGGCAAAACCATCGAACAGCGCCCGCTGGTGGTGCTGCAGGAGATCCCGGAAGGTAATTTCTTCGGCAAAATCATTGATTACATTAAATTGATGTTCCATCACTGGTTTGGCTAA
- the lipA gene encoding lipoyl synthase → MSKPIVMERGVKYRDADKMALIPVKNVATEREALLRKPEWMKIKLPADSSRIQGIKAAMRKNGLHSVCEEASCPNLAECFNHGTATFMILGAICTRRCPFCDVAHGRPVAPDANEPQKLAQTIADMALRYVVITSVDRDDLRDGGAQHFADCITAIREKSPSIKIETLVPDFRGRMDRALDILTATPPDVFNHNLENVPRIYRQVRPGADYNWSLKLLERFKEAHPEIPTKSGLMVGLGETNAEIIEVMRDLRRHGVTMLTLGQYLQPSRHHLPVQRYVSPDEFDEMKEEALAMGFTHAACGPFVRSSYHADLQAKGVEVK, encoded by the coding sequence ATGAGTAAACCCATTGTGATGGAACGCGGTGTTAAGTACCGCGATGCCGATAAAATGGCGCTTATCCCGGTTAAAAATGTGGCGACAGAGCGCGAAGCCCTGTTAAGAAAACCGGAATGGATGAAAATCAAACTCCCGGCCGACTCCTCCCGTATCCAGGGTATTAAAGCAGCCATGCGCAAAAACGGGCTGCACTCTGTGTGCGAAGAGGCTTCCTGCCCGAACCTTGCTGAGTGTTTCAACCACGGTACGGCAACCTTTATGATCCTTGGTGCTATCTGCACGCGCCGTTGCCCATTCTGCGATGTGGCACACGGACGTCCTGTGGCGCCGGATGCCAACGAACCGCAAAAACTGGCGCAGACCATTGCTGATATGGCGCTGCGTTATGTGGTTATCACCTCTGTAGACCGTGACGATTTGCGTGATGGCGGTGCTCAGCATTTTGCTGATTGCATTACCGCCATCCGTGAAAAAAGCCCATCGATCAAAATCGAAACGCTGGTGCCGGATTTTCGAGGCCGCATGGATCGTGCGCTGGATATCCTCACCGCCACGCCGCCGGATGTCTTTAACCACAATCTGGAGAACGTGCCGCGTATTTACCGCCAGGTTCGCCCGGGCGCGGATTACAACTGGTCGCTGAAACTTCTGGAGCGTTTTAAAGAAGCACATCCGGAAATCCCAACAAAATCCGGTCTGATGGTTGGCTTAGGTGAAACCAACGCAGAGATCATTGAGGTTATGCGCGATCTGCGCCGTCACGGCGTGACGATGCTGACGCTGGGCCAATATTTACAGCCAAGCCGCCATCACCTGCCGGTACAGCGCTATGTCAGCCCGGATGAGTTTGACGAAATGAAAGAGGAAGCACTGGCGATGGGCTTCACCCATGCGGCGTGTGGCCCGTTCGTTCGTTCCTCTTACCATGCCGATCTGCAGGCAAAAGGCGTGGAAGTGAAGTAA
- a CDS encoding YbeF family transcriptional regulator has product MDNNNLQEKRITVRPDDDKPQVFRTLRNIDLNLLTIFEAVYVHKGIVNAAKVLNLTPSAISQSIQKLRAIFPDPLFIRKGQGVTPTAYASHLHEYISQGLESILGALDLTGSYDKQRTITIGTPPSIGALVIPVIFQAIKESSPHLMMRNIPVNDAESQLSQFQIDLIIDTHIAGSRTINHHVLYSDRVMLVCRKGHPCLNGPINEAVLQQYEHTLLMLEGQNLSGLRQRVQDLFPERQVSFSSYNMFTIAALIGNSDMLGLMPARLFKLFSCCWPLVEIDYPPISNEHLEISLFYNKLSLRDPVLESVINVIRRAF; this is encoded by the coding sequence GTGGATAATAATAACCTGCAGGAAAAGCGAATAACCGTGCGCCCCGACGATGATAAGCCGCAAGTCTTCAGAACGCTGCGCAATATTGATCTCAATTTACTGACTATTTTTGAGGCAGTATATGTGCACAAAGGGATAGTCAACGCGGCGAAAGTGCTCAATTTAACGCCTTCCGCAATTAGCCAGTCCATTCAAAAATTACGCGCAATATTTCCCGATCCGCTTTTCATTCGTAAAGGTCAGGGCGTGACGCCTACGGCTTATGCTTCCCATCTGCACGAATATATCAGCCAGGGACTGGAGTCTATTCTTGGCGCATTAGATCTGACCGGCAGCTATGACAAACAACGTACGATTACCATCGGCACGCCACCATCGATTGGTGCATTAGTTATACCTGTTATCTTCCAGGCAATAAAAGAGAGTTCGCCGCATCTGATGATGCGTAATATTCCTGTTAATGATGCGGAAAGCCAGCTCAGCCAGTTTCAAATCGATTTAATTATTGATACGCATATTGCAGGCTCTCGTACCATTAATCATCACGTCCTCTATAGCGACCGTGTCATGCTGGTTTGCCGCAAAGGGCACCCTTGTTTAAATGGGCCGATTAATGAAGCGGTTTTACAACAGTACGAACACACGCTGCTCATGCTGGAAGGGCAAAATCTTAGCGGGCTTCGCCAGCGTGTACAGGATCTTTTCCCTGAGCGTCAGGTAAGCTTCAGTAGTTACAATATGTTTACGATTGCGGCACTGATCGGCAACAGCGATATGCTGGGATTAATGCCGGCGCGGCTGTTTAAGTTATTCAGTTGCTGTTGGCCGCTGGTTGAAATTGATTACCCGCCAATCAGTAACGAGCACCTTGAAATCTCGCTTTTTTACAATAAGTTGAGCCTGCGTGATCCGGTGCTGGAAAGCGTTATTAACGTTATACGACGGGCTTTTTAA
- the rlmH gene encoding 23S rRNA (pseudouridine(1915)-N(3))-methyltransferase RlmH, translated as MKLQLVAVGTKMPDWVQTGFSEYLRRFPKDMPFELIEIPAGKRGKNADIKRILDKEGELMLAAAGKNRIVTLDIPGKPWDTPQLANELERWKQDGRDVSLLIGGPEGLSPACKAAAEQSWSLSALTLPHPLVRVLVAESLYRAWSITTNHPYHRE; from the coding sequence GTGAAACTGCAACTGGTCGCCGTCGGCACGAAAATGCCGGACTGGGTACAGACAGGTTTTAGTGAATACCTGCGCCGCTTTCCAAAAGATATGCCGTTCGAGTTAATCGAGATTCCGGCGGGAAAGCGCGGCAAGAACGCAGATATCAAACGCATTCTCGATAAAGAGGGTGAACTGATGCTAGCCGCGGCTGGCAAAAATCGTATCGTTACCCTTGATATTCCGGGCAAACCCTGGGATACGCCGCAGCTGGCAAACGAACTGGAACGCTGGAAGCAAGACGGGCGCGATGTCAGCTTGCTTATTGGCGGGCCGGAAGGGTTATCCCCGGCCTGCAAAGCGGCGGCAGAACAAAGTTGGTCACTCTCTGCGCTAACGTTACCTCACCCGCTGGTGCGCGTGCTGGTTGCCGAAAGCCTGTATCGCGCATGGAGTATTACCACCAACCATCCTTATCACCGTGAGTAA
- the rsfS gene encoding ribosome silencing factor: MQGKALQDFVIDKIDDLKGQDIVAIDVQGKSSITDCMIICTGTSTRHVISIADHVVQESRAAGMMPLGVEGESAADWVVVDLGDVIVHVMQEESRRLYELEKLWG, encoded by the coding sequence TTGCAGGGTAAAGCACTCCAGGATTTTGTTATCGACAAAATTGATGACCTGAAAGGTCAGGATATCGTCGCCATTGACGTTCAGGGTAAATCCAGTATCACCGACTGCATGATTATCTGCACCGGTACATCTACGCGTCACGTTATCTCTATTGCGGATCATGTGGTGCAGGAATCGCGCGCCGCCGGCATGATGCCGTTGGGTGTCGAAGGTGAAAGCGCCGCGGACTGGGTCGTTGTCGATTTAGGCGATGTGATTGTCCACGTCATGCAGGAAGAGAGCCGTCGCCTGTATGAGCTGGAAAAACTCTGGGGTTAA